The genomic region TGGTACTCCTGCCGTCGCTGCTGACCGAGGTCAGGGAGCGGATACCGGCAACGCCATTAATGGATTCCTCCAACGGCTCGGTAATCTGCGATTCGATCACATCGGCGTTGGCGCCCGTGTAATTGGTGGTCACCGTCACTACCGGCGGGTCGACGCTGGGATATTCCCGCACGCCCAGGAAGAGAAAACTAATCACTCCGAAGAGAACGATGAGTATCGAGAGCACTATCGAAAGAACGGGGCGATTGATGGACAGAGACGATAGGGTCATAAGACAGGAATTTTCAGTTGCTTTGTAAGTTGCTTATTTGAACCGCTTTGCCGTCACCCAACTGCAGCAGGCCGGTGGTAATCAGGGTATCATTGGCGGCAATGCCACTGGTAATCTGAACGCCGGTTTCGGTGCGAATTCCGGTTTTCACCGCCACGGCGCGGGCGGCGCCATTCTGACAGAGATAAATCTTCTCCCCGCCCAGTTCCGGAATCACCGCCCCGGCCGGAACCACCAAGGCGTCTGGAATCTCGGAAAGAGTCAGCTCGACTTTGGCAAAGGAACCGGGAATCAATGTCTCCCGCCGATTGGGAATTTTCGCCCGGGCTTTGATTGTCCGCGTTCCCGGGTCAACTTTCGATTCGACGGCGTAAACAACCCCCTTATATTCCTCTTGCATATCGCCAATTTTGACGGTCACATTGGTTCCATCGGTTATTTCACGAGCATACTTTTCCGGCACGGAGAACTCCACTTTCATCGGGTCGATATCCTGAACCGTTGCGACCGGCATATTGGTGGTGACATATCCCCCTTCGCTTATATATCGAAGCCCCACGATGCCGTCAAAGGGGGCGAGAATTTCTGTCTTGGCTATCTGCGATTCGATGACTTCCCGCTCCGCCTGTTTCAGTTTCAATGTCGTCAGCGATTTGTCGTACTCTTCCTGGCTTATCAAGGCCCGCTCGAAAAGATTGCGCCTGCGCCGTTCCTCGTCGGCGGCAAGTTTTTCCTCCAACAGCTTTCCCTTATGGTGCGCTTTCAAATCGGCATCATTTATCTTGAGCAGGAGTTGCCCCTTCTTGATATGACTTCCCTCCTCAAAATGAACACCGACCACCCGTCCCGATATCTCGGGTCGGATTTCTACCTCTTCATTGGCGATGAGGGTGCCGGTTGTGTAGATTTTGTTCAGAAGCCGCTGCGGTTTGACTACCAGGGCATCAACCGTGATTTTATCGGCGCCGCGACGCGTCCCGGGAGTCGCTTTATTCTG from Candidatus Zixiibacteriota bacterium harbors:
- a CDS encoding efflux RND transporter periplasmic adaptor subunit, yielding MKLERHFSYLLFLMVALILLAGCSQNKATPGTRRGADKITVDALVVKPQRLLNKIYTTGTLIANEEVEIRPEISGRVVGVHFEEGSHIKKGQLLLKINDADLKAHHKGKLLEEKLAADEERRRRNLFERALISQEEYDKSLTTLKLKQAEREVIESQIAKTEILAPFDGIVGLRYISEGGYVTTNMPVATVQDIDPMKVEFSVPEKYAREITDGTNVTVKIGDMQEEYKGVVYAVESKVDPGTRTIKARAKIPNRRETLIPGSFAKVELTLSEIPDALVVPAGAVIPELGGEKIYLCQNGAARAVAVKTGIRTETGVQITSGIAANDTLITTGLLQLGDGKAVQISNLQSN